The Halogeometricum rufum genome has a segment encoding these proteins:
- a CDS encoding APC family permease has product MSSVDVNDGRSLSRDIGLLGAVSTVVAGTLGAGLFVTLGTASSTTGPSVILVVVFSGLLAMCIALNYGWMATIFPAAAGSYAYVSRTFESRLPGFVVTWSKWLGYMAADAVLALGFGSYLQVFYPSVNAALAGFGLLTVLFLVNLVGSKGYSVSQNAIFGFLILSILVLIVPGLANVNTANYRPFFTGGFDGFVGAAVPLFYAYIGIAVAGQMGAEVKNPSRNLPLAMAGGTAILILLYVLTSVVIYGVVSDYTVLANSARPLATAAEAFMGDVGTTIVAVGGLLATASSVHAVMAAGIKMPYSWAWDEVFPKKFSEVSDRFGTPHWSLLTLYVVASGLTFWSTGLSQAIAIATFSYLIAYAAVSVTVLYVLWTGSSLAQEAGFTRPLLLGATGAVGAVGAGGLLTQAYQGSLSVYVPWVAVGLVVFGVYWYRGQRRDVDVEAILATLPGVPSNEYDPAIRGASDD; this is encoded by the coding sequence ATGTCATCGGTAGACGTGAACGACGGGCGCAGTCTCTCGCGTGACATCGGCTTGCTCGGGGCCGTGAGCACGGTGGTCGCGGGAACGCTGGGCGCCGGACTGTTCGTCACGCTGGGTACCGCGAGTTCGACGACGGGGCCGAGCGTCATCCTCGTCGTCGTCTTCTCGGGGCTTCTGGCGATGTGCATCGCCCTCAACTACGGCTGGATGGCGACGATATTCCCGGCGGCCGCGGGGTCGTACGCCTACGTCTCGCGGACGTTCGAGAGCCGTCTCCCCGGGTTCGTCGTGACGTGGTCGAAGTGGCTGGGCTACATGGCCGCCGACGCCGTGTTGGCTCTCGGGTTCGGGAGTTACTTGCAGGTGTTCTACCCCTCCGTCAACGCCGCACTCGCGGGGTTCGGCCTCCTGACCGTCCTGTTCCTCGTCAACCTCGTCGGGTCGAAGGGGTACAGCGTCTCGCAGAACGCCATCTTCGGCTTCCTCATCCTCTCGATTCTCGTCCTCATCGTGCCGGGACTGGCGAACGTGAACACGGCGAACTACCGGCCGTTCTTCACCGGCGGCTTCGACGGTTTCGTCGGCGCCGCCGTCCCCCTGTTCTACGCCTACATCGGCATCGCCGTCGCGGGGCAGATGGGCGCGGAGGTGAAGAACCCCTCGCGCAACCTCCCGCTTGCGATGGCGGGCGGGACGGCCATCCTCATCCTCCTGTACGTCCTCACGTCCGTCGTCATCTACGGCGTCGTCTCCGACTACACCGTCCTCGCGAACTCGGCCCGCCCGCTGGCGACGGCGGCGGAGGCGTTCATGGGCGACGTCGGGACGACCATCGTCGCCGTCGGCGGCCTGCTTGCCACCGCCTCCTCCGTCCACGCCGTCATGGCCGCGGGCATCAAGATGCCGTACTCGTGGGCGTGGGACGAGGTGTTCCCGAAGAAGTTCTCCGAGGTGTCCGACCGGTTCGGCACGCCGCACTGGTCGCTGCTGACGCTCTACGTCGTCGCCTCGGGGCTGACGTTCTGGAGTACGGGCCTGTCGCAGGCCATCGCCATCGCCACGTTCAGTTACCTCATCGCCTACGCGGCCGTCTCGGTGACGGTGCTGTACGTCCTCTGGACCGGGTCGAGTCTCGCGCAGGAGGCCGGCTTCACGCGTCCCCTGTTGCTCGGCGCGACGGGCGCCGTCGGCGCCGTCGGCGCGGGCGGCCTCCTCACGCAGGCCTACCAGGGGTCGCTGTCGGTGTACGTCCCGTGGGTCGCCGTCGGCCTCGTCGTCTTCGGCGTCTACTGGTACCGCGGCCAGCGGCGAGACGTGGACGTGGAGGCCATCCTCGCGACGCTTCCGGGCGTCCCGTCGAACGAGTACGACCCGGCCATCCGGGGGGCCAGCGATGACTGA
- a CDS encoding M20 family metallopeptidase, which yields MTDDAAPTVDPEETIDLLQELVRTPSPYFEEAEICEFVYDWLDARGHDPEYHHVSEPDITEYEGDNVVARLAGSDPDAPSLLLNAHVDTVKLVEDWEEDPCSGRIEGGKLYGQGACDMKGGLAAVMTAFDALADVPLAGDVLLTAVVDEEGPYGLGTDRLIRDGYTDDCDAAVVTEPGPILAQSDVENPALLLGARGRFLYDIEVRGHAAHGSQPEKGVNAVVEAGELAAALNDIETGDHPRLGSGSVCPLQIEGGSQTLSVPERARLMVDRHVVVGETMEDARADAERVVAELDLQSDVEIGFREAPDPDIVYGPYVTDEKHPLVTALADAARAVADTDPDYGYFSSVGDFNYLGDRADLPTVIVGPDGENIHGAGEFVYTDEVVEVADIVADAAVRFCG from the coding sequence ATGACTGACGACGCCGCGCCGACCGTCGACCCCGAGGAGACCATCGACCTCCTGCAGGAACTCGTCCGCACTCCGAGTCCGTACTTCGAGGAGGCCGAGATATGCGAGTTCGTCTACGACTGGCTCGACGCCCGCGGGCACGACCCCGAGTACCACCACGTCTCCGAACCCGACATCACCGAGTACGAGGGTGACAACGTCGTCGCCCGACTGGCGGGTAGCGACCCCGACGCGCCCTCCCTGCTGTTGAACGCGCACGTGGACACGGTGAAACTCGTCGAAGACTGGGAGGAGGACCCGTGTTCGGGTCGCATCGAGGGCGGCAAACTGTACGGACAGGGCGCCTGCGACATGAAGGGCGGGCTGGCGGCCGTGATGACGGCGTTCGACGCCCTCGCCGACGTGCCGTTGGCCGGCGACGTCCTCCTCACCGCCGTCGTCGACGAGGAGGGACCGTACGGCCTCGGCACGGACAGGCTGATTCGCGACGGCTACACCGACGACTGCGACGCCGCCGTCGTCACCGAACCCGGCCCCATCCTCGCGCAGTCGGACGTCGAGAACCCGGCGCTACTGCTCGGCGCGCGCGGGCGGTTCCTCTACGACATCGAGGTCCGGGGGCACGCGGCCCACGGCTCCCAACCCGAGAAGGGAGTCAACGCCGTCGTCGAGGCGGGCGAACTCGCCGCCGCCCTGAACGACATCGAGACGGGCGACCACCCGCGACTCGGGTCGGGGTCGGTCTGTCCGCTCCAGATAGAGGGCGGGAGCCAGACGCTGTCGGTGCCCGAACGCGCGCGTCTGATGGTGGACAGACACGTCGTCGTCGGCGAGACGATGGAGGACGCGCGCGCCGACGCCGAACGGGTCGTCGCGGAACTCGACCTGCAGAGCGACGTCGAAATCGGGTTCCGCGAGGCGCCGGACCCCGACATCGTCTACGGCCCGTACGTCACCGACGAGAAGCACCCCCTCGTGACCGCACTCGCCGACGCGGCGCGTGCCGTCGCGGACACCGACCCCGACTACGGCTACTTCTCCAGCGTCGGTGACTTCAACTACCTCGGCGACCGGGCGGACCTGCCGACGGTCATCGTCGGCCCGGACGGCGAGAACATCCACGGCGCGGGCGAGTTCGTCTACACCGACGAGGTGGTCGAGGTGGCCGACATCGTCGCCGACGCCGCGGTCCGGTTCTGCGGCTGA
- a CDS encoding DoxX family protein has product MSTRHALDAEIFGQDVSFDYSEGWVAYSILVLRVAMGWVLFQGGIVKVLDPSWSASGFLLNAIPEGNPFGGFWAMLANNYIGIIDPLNAWGLTLTGLALMLGVAVRWSAFWGAVMMLFYWLAALTGGIAQGLPVAHGWLIDDHIIYALLLFGLGAWGAGRILGVDAYLERTEFVQNNRWLRYALG; this is encoded by the coding sequence ATGTCAACAAGGCACGCACTCGACGCGGAGATATTCGGACAGGACGTCTCGTTCGACTACTCGGAGGGGTGGGTGGCGTACTCCATCCTCGTGCTCCGGGTGGCGATGGGGTGGGTCCTGTTTCAGGGCGGCATCGTGAAGGTACTCGACCCCAGTTGGTCGGCGTCGGGATTCCTGCTCAACGCCATTCCGGAGGGCAACCCCTTCGGCGGGTTCTGGGCGATGCTGGCGAACAACTACATCGGCATCATCGACCCGCTGAACGCGTGGGGCCTGACGCTGACCGGGTTGGCGCTCATGTTGGGCGTGGCCGTCCGATGGTCCGCGTTCTGGGGCGCGGTGATGATGCTGTTCTACTGGCTCGCGGCACTCACCGGCGGCATCGCACAGGGGTTACCCGTCGCCCACGGCTGGCTCATCGACGACCACATCATCTACGCGCTCCTCCTGTTCGGTCTGGGCGCGTGGGGCGCGGGCCGCATCCTCGGCGTGGACGCCTACCTCGAACGGACGGAGTTCGTGCAGAACAACCGCTGGCTCCGGTACGCCCTCGGTTGA
- a CDS encoding glycosyltransferase family 4 protein, with protein MGSDISRVCFVGIYGHNQDEVLRQGLERRGISLSEVRVPQRSLSEAKAERRLPVRTMRATMNWFDGAPGWLFPFLVVATLLVHTVVTTAAVLGNLGDLRRADVIVVPHMGDTSVFVAKPFAVLFDTPLVYFSHNGLYFTLVRNRGIYPEDSVAGKFLFALDLLVQRLSDRVVVFSQESADRFSEAFGLPAETYEVMYIKVVESNFDTSIEPAPEFESDVLYWGNFLPHHGPDTMVEAAAALPDAEFVFVGESDKRQGVVDHADRVGAENVSFPGFVSLSELVQYVKGARVVLGPMGDNPQTEFTIGTKVAEASYLEKAIAVADQPGTSEVFDHRETAYLVEPGDADALAAGVEEILGDDDLRHRLEDGAADVYRRHFSVDRAGERFVEIAASAR; from the coding sequence ATGGGTTCGGACATCTCTCGCGTCTGTTTCGTCGGTATCTACGGTCACAATCAGGACGAAGTGCTCAGGCAGGGGCTCGAACGGCGCGGCATCTCGCTGTCGGAGGTGCGCGTCCCGCAACGCTCGCTCTCGGAGGCGAAGGCCGAGCGTCGACTCCCCGTCCGAACGATGCGTGCGACGATGAACTGGTTCGACGGCGCGCCCGGGTGGCTCTTCCCGTTTCTCGTCGTCGCGACGTTGCTCGTCCACACCGTCGTCACGACGGCGGCCGTCCTCGGCAACCTCGGCGACCTGCGGCGGGCGGACGTCATCGTCGTCCCGCACATGGGCGACACGTCGGTGTTCGTCGCGAAGCCGTTCGCCGTCCTGTTCGACACGCCTCTGGTCTACTTCTCGCACAACGGGCTGTACTTCACGCTCGTGCGCAACCGCGGCATCTACCCCGAAGACAGCGTCGCCGGGAAGTTCCTGTTCGCCCTCGACTTACTCGTCCAGCGACTCTCCGACAGAGTGGTCGTCTTCTCGCAGGAGTCGGCCGACCGCTTCTCCGAGGCGTTCGGCCTGCCGGCCGAGACGTACGAGGTGATGTACATCAAAGTCGTCGAGTCCAACTTCGACACGAGCATCGAACCGGCCCCCGAGTTCGAGTCCGACGTCCTCTACTGGGGGAACTTCCTGCCGCACCACGGACCGGACACGATGGTCGAGGCGGCGGCGGCCCTCCCGGACGCCGAGTTCGTGTTCGTCGGCGAGAGCGACAAGCGACAGGGAGTCGTCGACCACGCCGACCGAGTCGGCGCGGAGAACGTCTCGTTCCCCGGGTTCGTCTCGCTGAGTGAACTCGTCCAGTACGTCAAGGGCGCGAGGGTCGTCCTCGGTCCGATGGGCGACAACCCGCAGACGGAGTTCACCATCGGCACCAAAGTCGCCGAGGCGTCCTATCTGGAGAAGGCCATCGCCGTCGCCGACCAACCGGGGACGAGCGAGGTGTTCGACCACCGGGAGACGGCCTACCTCGTCGAACCCGGCGACGCCGACGCACTCGCCGCGGGCGTCGAGGAGATTCTCGGCGACGACGACCTGCGCCACCGCCTCGAAGACGGCGCCGCGGACGTCTACCGGCGACACTTCTCGGTGGACCGCGCGGGAGAGCGGTTCGTCGAAATCGCCGCGTCGGCTCGCTGA
- a CDS encoding NAD-dependent epimerase/dehydratase family protein, with translation MSQKVAITGGAGFLGSHIVDYFVEQGEDVVVVDDFSSGEAENLEQSADDVEIRELDLRSEDAIDGLDDIDVVVHLAAKIGGIGYFHHVPADIIAMNDAMNKVVFDAAVEHDFDRVVYASSSMVYERATEFPVTEDQISEIPPPDSAYGFQKLAGEYYCRAYHDQYDVEYSIFRPFNAVGPREPPGEEVGQAHVIPDFVLKILDKEQYPLKILGDGRQVRSFTNVRDIARGVYLCSFEDAAANDHFNLGSEEGVSMRDLARKIWERSGREVDIEFETTEAFAHDVQKRVPSSQKAQEVLGWEPEITLDESLEQYIGWYEEEVL, from the coding sequence GTGTCTCAGAAAGTAGCTATCACCGGGGGTGCGGGCTTCCTCGGCTCGCATATCGTGGACTACTTCGTCGAACAGGGAGAGGACGTCGTCGTCGTCGACGACTTCAGTTCCGGAGAGGCCGAGAATCTCGAGCAGTCCGCCGACGACGTCGAGATTCGCGAACTCGACCTTCGGTCCGAGGACGCCATCGACGGACTCGACGACATCGACGTCGTCGTCCACCTCGCGGCGAAGATCGGCGGCATCGGGTACTTCCACCACGTGCCAGCCGACATCATCGCGATGAACGACGCGATGAACAAGGTCGTCTTCGACGCCGCCGTCGAACACGACTTCGACCGCGTCGTCTACGCCAGTTCGTCGATGGTGTACGAACGCGCCACCGAGTTCCCCGTCACCGAGGACCAGATCTCGGAGATTCCCCCGCCGGACAGCGCCTACGGCTTCCAGAAACTCGCCGGCGAGTACTACTGCCGCGCGTACCACGACCAGTACGACGTGGAGTACTCCATCTTCCGCCCGTTCAACGCCGTCGGCCCGCGCGAACCGCCGGGCGAGGAGGTCGGACAGGCGCACGTCATCCCCGACTTCGTCCTGAAGATCCTCGACAAGGAGCAGTACCCGCTGAAGATTCTCGGCGACGGCCGGCAGGTCCGGTCGTTCACCAACGTCCGCGACATCGCGCGCGGCGTCTACCTCTGCTCGTTCGAGGACGCCGCCGCGAACGACCACTTCAACCTCGGCTCCGAGGAGGGCGTCAGCATGCGTGACCTCGCTCGGAAGATATGGGAGCGCAGCGGTCGCGAGGTGGACATCGAGTTCGAGACGACCGAGGCGTTCGCACACGACGTGCAGAAGCGGGTCCCGAGTTCCCAGAAGGCGCAGGAGGTGCTCGGCTGGGAGCCCGAAATCACGCTCGACGAGTCGCTCGAACAGTACATCGGCTGGTACGAGGAGGAGGTCCTGTGA
- a CDS encoding nucleotide sugar dehydrogenase, with product MTTFERDIAVVGAGRIGLPWAAVLAAVQDWQVTCVDVDETRVEEINDAEAPFAEPKLGEYMQAAVESGAMRATTDPEAVTDHEYVAFTVNAPRNGMSDYVDVVESYAERLVDGQTVISRSTLPVNMVSRTRDIVERHATGDVNFAVFPERLAEGKAIAEIQTLPKVVGVDSDAGEAAVRRLLEPFECSVKVTDPETAMLVKLIDNSYRDALFAISNQIAYTADQLDLNAHEAIDLANFEYPRNDIPLPGTVGGKCLPKDPHFLTDERVCDQPTTPDLFNFTRRTNASLQSYIVTELLLEQPSELAILGLSYKRDVGDVFNSPAWAIKESLQSHGVETRSYDPHIDDYDTDLETVLADADGAVLAVNHSAFEGIEPELNEHLDDDAFVYDVWGALRSDRLNARYQGFGISE from the coding sequence GTGACGACGTTCGAGCGTGATATCGCCGTCGTCGGCGCCGGTCGAATCGGTCTCCCGTGGGCGGCGGTGTTGGCCGCCGTGCAGGACTGGCAGGTCACCTGCGTCGACGTGGACGAGACGCGGGTCGAGGAGATAAACGACGCCGAGGCGCCGTTCGCGGAACCGAAACTCGGCGAGTACATGCAGGCGGCCGTCGAGTCCGGCGCGATGCGAGCGACGACCGACCCCGAGGCGGTCACCGACCACGAGTACGTCGCCTTCACCGTCAACGCGCCCCGCAACGGGATGTCGGACTACGTGGACGTGGTCGAGTCCTACGCCGAACGCCTCGTCGACGGGCAGACGGTCATCTCCCGGAGCACGCTGCCGGTCAACATGGTCTCTCGGACGCGCGACATCGTCGAGCGACACGCGACGGGCGACGTGAACTTCGCCGTCTTCCCCGAACGGTTGGCCGAGGGGAAGGCGATAGCGGAGATACAGACGCTGCCGAAGGTGGTCGGCGTGGACAGCGACGCCGGCGAGGCGGCCGTCCGCCGACTGCTGGAACCGTTCGAGTGCTCGGTGAAGGTGACGGACCCCGAGACGGCGATGCTCGTCAAACTCATCGACAACTCCTACCGCGACGCCCTGTTCGCCATCTCGAACCAGATAGCCTACACCGCGGACCAGTTGGACCTCAACGCGCACGAGGCCATCGACCTGGCGAACTTCGAGTACCCCCGCAACGACATCCCCCTCCCGGGCACCGTCGGTGGCAAGTGCCTCCCGAAGGACCCCCACTTCCTGACGGACGAACGCGTCTGCGACCAGCCGACGACGCCCGACCTGTTCAACTTCACGCGCCGGACCAACGCGTCCCTCCAGTCGTACATCGTGACCGAGTTGCTCCTCGAACAGCCCTCGGAACTGGCGATTCTCGGCCTCTCGTACAAGCGCGACGTGGGCGACGTGTTCAACTCCCCCGCGTGGGCCATCAAGGAGTCCCTGCAGTCGCACGGCGTCGAGACGCGGAGCTACGACCCGCACATCGACGACTACGACACGGACCTCGAAACCGTGCTCGCCGACGCCGACGGGGCCGTCCTCGCGGTCAACCACTCGGCGTTCGAGGGCATCGAACCGGAACTGAACGAACACCTCGACGACGACGCCTTCGTCTACGACGTCTGGGGAGCCCTCCGCTCGGACCGACTGAACGCCCGCTATCAGGGGTTCGGCATCTCCGAGTGA
- a CDS encoding potassium channel family protein — MTSHAPTRGADGFRERVRFYLLDHETAVGRTIDVALLALNLVFVGVFVAQTYAVSATLRSSLWTAEVVIAAVFVAEYVLRLYGARDRLGEFTNPYTMVDLLSVLPTVTVLLLPVPAVAMTVGFLRVVRVVRVLRFYRFTRDEEFFFGTVSLETLRVMKLLLTVLVVFFVSAGLFYSAEFQTNPDVRNFGDAFYYMVVTLTTVGFGDITPTTSLGRWVTVASVLAAIVLVPWQAGKIVREWTHREQVNVTCPDCGLAYHDPDASHCKACGHVIYQEYDSRE; from the coding sequence ATGACCAGTCACGCGCCCACTCGCGGAGCGGACGGGTTCCGAGAACGGGTCCGCTTCTACCTCCTGGACCACGAGACGGCGGTCGGTCGGACCATCGACGTGGCGCTGCTGGCGCTGAACCTCGTCTTCGTCGGCGTCTTCGTCGCGCAGACGTACGCGGTCTCGGCGACGCTCCGGTCGTCGCTCTGGACGGCGGAAGTGGTCATCGCGGCAGTGTTCGTCGCCGAGTACGTCCTCCGACTGTACGGGGCGCGCGACCGACTGGGGGAGTTCACCAACCCGTACACGATGGTCGACCTCCTGTCGGTCCTCCCGACGGTGACGGTACTGCTCTTGCCCGTCCCCGCGGTGGCGATGACCGTCGGGTTCCTCCGCGTCGTCCGCGTCGTCCGCGTGCTGCGGTTCTACCGGTTCACGCGCGACGAGGAGTTCTTCTTCGGCACCGTCTCGCTGGAGACCCTCCGGGTGATGAAACTGCTGTTGACCGTGCTGGTGGTGTTCTTCGTCTCCGCCGGCCTGTTCTACAGCGCCGAGTTCCAGACGAACCCCGACGTGCGCAACTTCGGCGACGCGTTCTACTACATGGTGGTGACGCTCACCACCGTCGGCTTCGGCGACATCACGCCGACGACGAGTCTGGGTCGCTGGGTGACCGTCGCGAGCGTCCTCGCGGCCATCGTCCTCGTCCCGTGGCAGGCGGGGAAGATAGTGCGCGAGTGGACCCACAGAGAGCAGGTCAACGTCACCTGCCCCGACTGCGGACTCGCCTACCACGACCCGGACGCCTCCCACTGCAAGGCCTGCGGACACGTCATCTATCAGGAGTACGACTCGCGAGAGTAG
- a CDS encoding SPW repeat domain-containing protein translates to MEVLPVMSDSAQWVSIVSALFGAWLVASAFVFDLVGATYWNGIVVGAAVVLLAGYSAYRSRVTGTGNAWSSGLAALLGLWAMAAPVVYEAATTTTWSSVASGAAIAVLSGYEAYEARTATGASGAESPGV, encoded by the coding sequence GTGGAGGTGCTACCCGTCATGAGCGACAGCGCGCAGTGGGTCAGTATCGTCAGCGCACTGTTCGGCGCGTGGCTGGTCGCCTCGGCGTTCGTGTTCGACCTCGTCGGCGCGACGTACTGGAACGGCATCGTCGTCGGCGCGGCAGTCGTCCTGCTCGCCGGATACAGCGCGTACCGCTCGCGTGTGACCGGCACGGGCAACGCCTGGTCCTCCGGACTCGCCGCGCTGTTGGGTCTGTGGGCGATGGCCGCGCCGGTCGTGTACGAGGCCGCGACGACGACGACGTGGAGTAGCGTCGCCAGCGGCGCCGCCATCGCGGTGCTGTCGGGGTACGAAGCCTACGAAGCGCGGACGGCGACGGGCGCATCGGGCGCCGAGAGCCCCGGCGTGTAG
- a CDS encoding DCC1-like thiol-disulfide oxidoreductase family protein: MSDAVLVYDDDCGFCTWWAEFLDGRADLRIVGFSDLDPSLRERLPPEFESCAHLVTDDAVHSCGASIEEALLRTDVGSRFRPAVESLRTFGTYRNLRELGYRRVAETRAWWGKLLSKRPPARE, translated from the coding sequence ATGAGCGACGCGGTACTCGTCTACGACGACGACTGCGGGTTCTGCACGTGGTGGGCCGAGTTCCTCGACGGGCGCGCCGACCTCCGAATCGTCGGGTTCTCCGACCTCGACCCGTCGCTCCGAGAGCGACTGCCGCCGGAGTTCGAGTCCTGCGCGCACCTCGTGACGGACGACGCCGTCCACTCCTGCGGCGCGTCCATCGAGGAGGCGTTGCTCCGCACCGACGTCGGGTCGCGCTTCCGGCCCGCCGTGGAATCGCTGCGAACGTTCGGCACCTACCGTAACCTCCGGGAGTTGGGGTACCGCCGCGTCGCGGAAACCCGCGCGTGGTGGGGGAAACTGCTCTCGAAGCGGCCGCCGGCGAGGGAGTGA
- a CDS encoding spermidine synthase, producing MATARVSDAFELSRPEVAVFVSGVASMGLEILAGRMIAPQFGSSIYTWGSIIGVFLAALSYGYHRGGKQAAERATNGRMARVFLLTAAYVAGLIFLGDLLLRASTGFPLPSRFASLPAITLLFGPPTYLLGYVSPYAAELSAKEGLGEASGHVYALGTIGSIVGAFATTFVLVPWLDIEYIAFVFGALSLLTALVLVLPEFERDDAVAGGFVALLLVAAVGSGVAGYSVEGRVVYETQTPYQELQVVDSGDTRTLYLDGQRHSAMDLSDPNRHVFDYTRYFHLPLLLTDDVDRVLFVGGGGFTGPKRFANDYDVTVDVAEIDPEVIDAAKRYFDVEESERLNIYNRGGRQFLRETNRTYDLIVLDAYRKDKVPFELTTEEFMRLASSRLDDDGVLFANVISAPSGPASEFYRAEYKTIERVFPRVYSFPTAGGGVVQNIEVVATKDDSEVTEAELLARNDRRDIGIDLTEEIRNYRRSAPPTDDVPVLRDDRAPVDRLLDPMVGQRYVLQEADEVNESSAGGTEANESTAGETDANESASASLAATPLSTPTWTPARARPSA from the coding sequence ATGGCTACGGCCCGCGTCTCGGACGCGTTCGAACTGTCGCGGCCGGAGGTTGCGGTGTTCGTCTCCGGCGTCGCCAGCATGGGGCTGGAGATTCTCGCCGGCCGGATGATCGCGCCGCAGTTCGGCAGCAGCATCTACACGTGGGGGAGCATCATCGGCGTCTTCCTCGCCGCACTCAGCTACGGGTACCACCGCGGCGGCAAGCAGGCGGCCGAGCGAGCGACGAACGGGCGGATGGCGCGCGTGTTCCTCCTGACGGCGGCGTACGTCGCCGGCCTCATCTTCCTCGGCGACCTGCTGTTGCGCGCCAGCACCGGCTTCCCGCTCCCGAGTCGGTTCGCGTCGCTGCCGGCCATCACGCTCCTGTTCGGCCCGCCGACGTACCTCCTCGGCTACGTCAGCCCGTACGCGGCGGAACTGTCGGCGAAGGAGGGGCTCGGCGAGGCGTCGGGGCACGTCTACGCCCTCGGCACGATCGGCAGCATCGTCGGCGCGTTCGCCACGACGTTCGTCCTCGTACCGTGGCTCGACATCGAGTACATCGCGTTCGTCTTCGGCGCGCTCTCGCTCCTGACCGCTCTCGTCCTCGTCCTCCCGGAGTTCGAGCGCGACGACGCCGTCGCCGGCGGGTTCGTCGCACTGTTGCTCGTCGCCGCCGTCGGGAGCGGCGTCGCCGGCTACAGCGTCGAGGGGCGCGTCGTCTACGAGACGCAGACGCCGTATCAGGAGCTACAGGTGGTCGACAGCGGCGACACGCGGACGCTCTACCTCGACGGCCAGCGACACAGCGCGATGGACCTGTCGGACCCGAACCGTCACGTGTTCGACTACACCCGCTACTTCCACCTCCCCCTGCTCCTGACCGACGACGTCGACCGCGTGCTGTTCGTCGGCGGCGGCGGGTTCACCGGCCCGAAGCGGTTCGCGAACGACTACGACGTGACCGTGGACGTGGCCGAAATCGACCCCGAGGTCATCGACGCGGCGAAGCGCTACTTCGACGTCGAGGAGTCCGAACGGCTGAACATCTACAACCGGGGCGGCCGGCAGTTCCTCCGGGAGACCAACCGGACGTACGACCTCATCGTCCTCGACGCCTACCGGAAGGACAAGGTGCCGTTCGAGTTGACCACCGAGGAGTTCATGCGCCTCGCGTCGAGTCGCCTCGACGACGACGGCGTCCTGTTCGCCAACGTCATCTCCGCGCCGTCCGGCCCGGCGTCGGAGTTCTACCGCGCCGAGTACAAGACCATCGAGCGGGTGTTCCCGCGGGTGTACAGTTTCCCGACGGCCGGCGGGGGCGTCGTCCAGAACATCGAAGTCGTCGCCACGAAGGACGACTCGGAGGTCACCGAGGCGGAACTACTGGCGCGCAACGACCGGCGCGACATCGGCATCGACCTCACCGAGGAGATACGGAACTACCGGCGGTCGGCCCCGCCCACCGACGACGTGCCCGTCCTCCGCGACGACCGGGCACCCGTCGACAGACTGCTGGACCCGATGGTCGGGCAGCGATACGTGCTGCAGGAGGCCGACGAGGTAAACGAGTCGTCGGCGGGGGGAACGGAGGCGAACGAATCGACGGCGGGGGAGACGGACGCGAACGAGTCGGCGTCCGCCTCACTCGCGGCGACGCCCCTCTCGACGCCGACGTGGACGCCGGCGCGCGCCCGTCCGTCGGCCTAG
- a CDS encoding fumarylacetoacetate hydrolase family protein: MRLARIRTDDGVLTGEYDDGTVETDDGAYVVGGDAELLAPCEPSACYCVGRNFAETIEQMEYETPDQPDWFIKPPVSVVAPGTDVEYPSWTEELTYAGELAAVIDEECTDLAEDEVDDAVRGYTIMNDLDALDQPGRTARKAFDGSGPLGPWIETDLDPDAVDMTTHVGGELRQEANTELMLFSPREVVSFLSERYTFKPGDVVSFGSPANPGLVEPGDEVEIRYEGVGTLRNTVVKGE; the protein is encoded by the coding sequence ATGCGACTGGCGCGAATCCGGACCGACGACGGCGTACTGACGGGCGAATACGACGACGGAACGGTCGAGACGGACGACGGCGCGTACGTCGTCGGAGGGGACGCCGAACTGCTCGCCCCGTGCGAGCCCTCGGCGTGCTACTGCGTCGGCCGGAACTTCGCCGAGACCATCGAGCAGATGGAGTACGAGACGCCCGACCAGCCCGACTGGTTCATCAAGCCGCCCGTGTCGGTGGTCGCCCCCGGCACCGACGTCGAGTACCCGTCGTGGACGGAGGAACTCACCTACGCGGGCGAACTCGCCGCCGTCATCGACGAGGAGTGTACGGACCTCGCCGAGGACGAGGTGGACGACGCCGTGCGGGGGTACACCATCATGAACGACCTGGACGCCCTCGACCAACCGGGCCGCACCGCGCGCAAGGCGTTCGACGGTTCCGGCCCCCTCGGCCCGTGGATAGAGACGGACCTCGACCCCGACGCCGTCGACATGACCACCCACGTCGGCGGCGAGTTGCGACAGGAGGCGAACACCGAGTTGATGCTGTTCTCGCCGCGCGAAGTCGTCTCGTTCCTCTCGGAGCGCTACACGTTCAAGCCGGGCGACGTCGTCTCGTTCGGCAGTCCCGCCAACCCCGGACTGGTCGAACCCGGCGACGAGGTGGAGATACGGTACGAGGGCGTCGGGACGCTTCGGAACACCGTCGTTAAGGGGGAGTGA